The Eublepharis macularius isolate TG4126 chromosome 11, MPM_Emac_v1.0, whole genome shotgun sequence genome includes a region encoding these proteins:
- the HTR5A gene encoding 5-hydroxytryptamine receptor 5A: MMDWSPNLTCLSVTTSTESNRSDSSSHADLSGAGGSLSVFSVLVLTLLAMLVVATFLWNVLVLATILRVRTFHRVPHNLVASMAISDVMVAALVMPLSLVHEMSGRRWRLGRLLCQVWISCDVLCCTASIWNVTAIALDRYWSITRHLEYTLRTRRRISNIMIALTWVLSAIISLAPLLFGWGETYSEREEECQVSQEPSYTIFSTFGAFYLPLCVVLFVYWKIYKAAKFRIGSRKSNSIIPITPDALEVKGASQQPQMVFTVRHATVTFQTDGDTWREQKERKAALMVGILIGVFVLCWIPFFITELINPLCSCDIPPLWKSVFLWLGYSNSFFNPLIYTAFNKNYNNAFRNLFSRQQ, from the exons ATGATGGATTGGTCCCCAAACCTGACCTGTTTATCGGTCACAACTTCAACGGAGTCCAACCGGAGTGACTCCAGCTCCCATGCCGACCTCTCTGGCGCGGGTGGATCCTTATCCGTGTTCAGCGTTCTGGTCTTGACTTTGTTGGCCATGTTGGTGGTGGCCACTTTTCTTTGGAACGTGCTGGTGCTGGCTACCATTTTGCGGGTGCGCACCTTCCACAGGGTGCCCCACAACCTGGTGGCCTCCATGGCCATCTCGGATGTAATGGTGGCTGCCCTGGTGATGCCTCTCAGTCTGGTGCATGAGATGTCCGGGCGGCGCTGGCGGCTGGGACGGCTCCTGTGCCAGGTCTGGATCTCCTGCGATGTGCTGTGCTGCACGGCCAGCATCTGGAACGTCACGGCCATTGCTCTGGACCGCTACTGGTCCATCACCCGGCACCTGGAGTACACGTTGCGCACCCGCCGGCGCATCTCCAACATCATGATCGCTCTCACCTGGGTTCTCTCCGCCATCATCTCCTTGGCGCCGTTGCTGTTTGGCTGGGGAGAGACCTACTCTGAGCGGGAGGAGGAATGCCAGGTCAGCCAGGAGCCGTCCTACACCATCTTCTCCACCTTTGGGGCTTTTTACCTGCCCCTTTGCGTGGTGCTGTTTGTGTACTGGAAGATCTACAAGGCAGCCAAGTTCCGCATTGGGTCCCGGAAGAGCAACTCCATCATTCCCATCACACCTGACGCCCTCGAG gTGAAGGGAGCCTCGCAGCAACCCCAGATGGTGTTCACTGTCCGCCACGCTACGGTGACCTTCCAGACGGACGGGGACACGTGGAGGGAGCAGAAAGAGAGGAAAGCAGCCTTGATGGTGGGCATCCTAATTGGCGTCTTTGTGCTGTGCTGGATCCCCTTTTTCATCACAGAACTCATCAACCCTCTCTGCTCCTGTGACATCCCCCCCCTTTGGAAAAGCGTCTTCCTCTGGCTGGGCTACTCCAATTCCTTTTTCAACCCTTTGATCTACACGGCCTTCAACAAGAACTACAACAATGCCTTCAGAAACCTGTTCTCTAGGCAGCAATGA